A portion of the Streptomyces erythrochromogenes genome contains these proteins:
- a CDS encoding GNAT family N-acetyltransferase, whose amino-acid sequence MTDDSLPELARISDVHEVRPALRDQLTDCWTEVTNSGGAAGFPFPPVDHEQVAPVVDELLGSLDPRRSRLVTAAFGGVLAGWVVLRRDPHRLVEHWGTVHHLQTRPGLRGRGVGSALMRELREVARDELGLEQLHLAARGGEGLEDFYGRLGWREVGRWPGALRLAPDDTRDEVLMLLDAL is encoded by the coding sequence ATGACGGATGACAGCCTGCCCGAACTCGCCCGGATCTCCGACGTCCACGAAGTGCGTCCCGCTCTCCGGGACCAGTTGACCGACTGCTGGACGGAGGTCACCAACTCCGGCGGCGCCGCAGGGTTCCCCTTCCCGCCCGTGGACCACGAACAGGTGGCACCGGTCGTGGACGAACTCCTCGGCAGCCTCGATCCGCGGCGGAGCCGGCTCGTCACCGCCGCGTTCGGCGGCGTCCTCGCCGGATGGGTCGTCCTGCGCCGTGATCCCCACCGGCTCGTGGAGCACTGGGGCACGGTCCACCACCTCCAGACCCGCCCCGGGCTCCGTGGCCGCGGGGTCGGATCCGCCCTGATGCGGGAACTGCGGGAGGTCGCCCGCGACGAACTGGGCCTGGAACAGCTCCATCTCGCGGCCCGGGGAGGGGAGGGACTGGAGGACTTCTACGGCCGGCTCGGATGGCGCGAGGTCGGCCGCTGGCCCGGAGCCCTGCGCCTCGCACCCGACGACACCCGGGACGAGGTCCTGATGCTCCTCGATGCCCTCTGA
- a CDS encoding zf-HC2 domain-containing protein, with amino-acid sequence MSAEHAAARIVDAYARGDEDIAADELWALEAHLEACRVCRDRLAAAVVEQAPAVTALVDTVWSGLEAELSAAPAVPHARRRRPAGPSARLSRRLSRWLTPAMVPWLAMTATVTVLALVLDLAGPGTGTDAGEVSLVLLLAPVLPVLGVAASWSRGLDPAYELTASAPRAGLPLVLRRTAAVLAVLLPVLLVAGWATGVMFAQWLLPCLAFTSATLALGGVVGVTRAAVALVAVWAAVIVAPTVAAGRAAFALQSAGLPAWGLALALGTAVVITRRGAYSVLGAHR; translated from the coding sequence ATGAGCGCGGAACACGCCGCGGCGCGGATCGTGGACGCCTATGCGCGCGGCGACGAGGACATCGCCGCCGACGAGTTGTGGGCACTGGAGGCCCACCTGGAGGCCTGCCGGGTCTGCCGTGACCGGCTGGCGGCCGCCGTGGTGGAGCAGGCACCGGCCGTGACGGCGCTGGTCGACACGGTGTGGTCCGGCCTCGAAGCCGAGCTGTCCGCCGCCCCCGCCGTGCCGCACGCGCGACGCCGCCGGCCGGCCGGCCCGTCGGCCCGCCTGTCGCGGCGGCTGTCGAGATGGCTGACGCCGGCGATGGTGCCCTGGCTGGCCATGACCGCGACCGTGACGGTGCTCGCCCTCGTACTCGACCTCGCGGGCCCGGGCACCGGCACGGACGCCGGCGAGGTGTCGCTCGTACTGCTGCTCGCCCCGGTCCTGCCCGTACTCGGCGTCGCGGCGTCCTGGTCGCGCGGCCTGGACCCCGCGTACGAACTGACGGCCTCCGCGCCCCGGGCGGGGCTGCCCCTGGTGCTGCGGCGCACCGCCGCCGTCCTCGCCGTGCTCCTCCCCGTCCTGCTCGTCGCCGGATGGGCCACCGGGGTCATGTTCGCGCAATGGCTGCTGCCCTGCCTGGCCTTCACCTCCGCGACCCTGGCACTCGGCGGTGTCGTCGGCGTCACCCGCGCCGCCGTCGCCCTCGTGGCCGTGTGGGCCGCGGTGATCGTGGCACCGACCGTGGCCGCCGGCCGCGCCGCCTTCGCCCTCCAGAGCGCCGGACTGCCCGCATGGGGCCTGGCACTCGCCCTCGGCACCGCCGTCGTCATCACCCGCAGGGGCGCCTACTCCGTACTCGGAGCCCATCGATGA
- a CDS encoding SpoIIE family protein phosphatase, whose translation MPSDRPGGADDDTPGPIRSEPGSLLEHVSVAVFAMDDEERIRYWGPGARNLFGHTAEEVLSRPASVLFPDPAPGAPGGAAQLVERGRSLGYWRVRMPARHREAGVFDCGFRVFPVTGTAGDSVVMALASRGDELDRVKTNLVFLDALFETCPIGLVMLDEELRYVHLNQVLADMDGLPVLEHLGRRMTDIMITSDGGEYERMLRAVAEKGHPLVGALVGLRTPGRPDRDQVRSVSFFPLSGAGDTRPGVGGLLVDVTDREQALLEATAARQRLDLLDRASAQVGTTLDLEVTARELIDAVMPDFCDGAVVEMVEWMYEDERFDPALPLTTRRIAADTVLPPPAPELVGGLERVTYPPGSGIHQMLSSGRPLSVVVDEAFATRTAAHQDRARLLLDSGLGGIVLAPLIARGTVQGIAMFGRSADRPAFTEQDVTLAGELASRAALCLDNARLYGRVQDIALTLQRALLPSAVASGAHVSVAHRYLPGSRITEVGGDWYDVINLPGDRVALVVGDVMGHGVPAAASMGRLRITAKAVAAHSRTPEALLTELDTCAQEAGIQLATCLYLVYDPHSGRARIANAGHPPPLLRHPDGTVQTIGEGLGIPLGVGGVPYRSSAIDLPEGAVLALYTDGLIEARGQDIGTGLDALREQLRTVTGPLEEAADRIIANLLPDEATDDTVLVLARIRRAAS comes from the coding sequence ATGCCATCGGACCGGCCAGGGGGTGCGGACGACGACACCCCTGGTCCGATCCGGTCCGAGCCGGGGTCCCTGCTGGAGCACGTGTCGGTCGCCGTGTTCGCCATGGACGACGAGGAGCGGATCCGCTACTGGGGCCCGGGCGCACGGAACCTGTTCGGACACACGGCCGAAGAGGTGCTCTCCCGGCCGGCCTCCGTCCTCTTCCCCGACCCGGCACCGGGAGCCCCCGGCGGGGCCGCGCAGCTGGTGGAGCGCGGGCGGAGCCTCGGCTACTGGCGGGTCCGCATGCCCGCCCGGCACCGCGAAGCCGGGGTCTTCGACTGCGGCTTCCGGGTGTTCCCGGTGACCGGGACCGCGGGCGACTCCGTGGTCATGGCCCTGGCCAGCAGGGGCGACGAGCTCGACCGGGTCAAGACGAACCTCGTCTTCCTCGACGCCCTCTTCGAGACCTGCCCGATCGGCCTGGTCATGCTCGACGAGGAGCTGCGCTACGTCCACCTCAACCAGGTGCTGGCCGACATGGACGGACTCCCCGTCCTGGAGCACCTGGGGCGGCGCATGACCGACATCATGATCACGTCCGACGGGGGCGAGTACGAACGCATGCTCCGGGCCGTGGCCGAGAAGGGCCACCCCCTGGTCGGCGCGCTGGTCGGACTGCGCACACCCGGCCGGCCCGACCGGGACCAGGTCCGCTCCGTGAGCTTCTTCCCGCTGAGCGGCGCGGGGGACACGCGGCCGGGTGTGGGCGGGCTGCTCGTCGACGTGACCGACCGGGAGCAGGCCCTGCTCGAAGCGACGGCCGCCCGGCAGCGGCTGGATCTCCTGGACCGCGCATCGGCCCAGGTCGGCACCACCTTGGACCTGGAGGTCACCGCCCGCGAGCTGATCGACGCCGTCATGCCCGACTTCTGCGACGGCGCCGTCGTGGAGATGGTCGAGTGGATGTACGAGGACGAACGGTTCGACCCCGCGCTGCCGCTGACCACCCGCCGGATCGCCGCCGACACGGTCCTCCCGCCGCCCGCCCCCGAGCTGGTCGGCGGCCTGGAGCGGGTCACGTACCCGCCGGGCTCCGGCATCCACCAGATGCTGAGCAGCGGACGCCCTCTCTCCGTCGTCGTCGACGAGGCCTTCGCGACCCGTACGGCCGCCCACCAGGACCGGGCCCGCCTGCTGCTCGACAGCGGTCTGGGCGGCATCGTCCTCGCCCCGCTCATCGCGCGGGGCACGGTCCAGGGCATCGCCATGTTCGGCCGATCCGCCGACCGCCCGGCCTTCACCGAACAGGACGTCACCCTCGCCGGCGAGCTGGCCTCCCGCGCCGCCCTGTGCCTGGACAACGCGCGCCTGTACGGCCGCGTCCAGGACATCGCGCTGACCCTCCAGCGCGCCCTGTTGCCCAGCGCCGTGGCATCCGGCGCCCACGTGAGCGTCGCCCACCGCTACCTCCCGGGCAGCCGGATCACGGAGGTCGGGGGCGACTGGTACGACGTGATCAACCTGCCCGGGGACCGGGTCGCGCTCGTCGTCGGGGACGTCATGGGGCACGGCGTACCGGCCGCCGCCTCGATGGGGCGGCTGCGCATCACGGCCAAGGCCGTTGCCGCCCACAGCCGCACCCCCGAGGCGCTGCTCACCGAACTCGACACGTGCGCGCAGGAGGCCGGCATCCAGCTGGCCACCTGCCTCTACCTCGTCTACGACCCCCACTCCGGCCGCGCCCGCATCGCGAACGCCGGCCATCCGCCGCCCCTGCTGCGCCACCCGGACGGCACCGTCCAGACCATCGGCGAGGGCCTGGGGATCCCGCTGGGGGTGGGCGGCGTCCCCTACCGGTCGTCGGCGATCGACCTGCCCGAGGGCGCGGTCCTCGCCCTCTACACCGACGGCCTCATCGAGGCGCGGGGCCAGGACATCGGAACCGGTCTGGACGCGCTGCGGGAACAGCTGCGCACGGTGACCGGGCCGCTGGAGGAGGCCGCCGACCGGATCATCGCGAACCTGCTGCCCGACGAGGCGACCGACGACACGGTCCTGGTCCTGGCCCGGATCCGCCGCGCCGCATCCTAG
- a CDS encoding cytochrome P450 family protein gives MDLQGELIEHPHSVYDRLRDTAPVCRITGTDGTPAWLVTRYDDVRAALADPRLSLDKSRATEGGYRGLSLPPALDANLLNMDPPDHTRIRRLVSRAFTPRRTEQLRTPIRATADRLLDALGPAGTADLVAAYAAPLPIVVICDLLGVPEDRRLDFRTWTDALITPDPSRPRAAKEAVVAMLGFFTELMAHKRSRPGDDLLSDLIAVRDGGGSDGDGGGDSGGDRLSEDELMSLAFLILFAGYENTVQLIGNAIHTLLEHPEELARLRKDPSGLPAAVEELARYEGPAPLAIRRFPTEDITIAGVTVPAGETVLLSLSSANRDPARFPRPGLLDLDRDTSGHLALGHGIHYCLGAPLARAETEIALAALLERYPVLEPASPAPRWRPSLRARGLTELPVRYETARSTH, from the coding sequence ATGGATCTTCAGGGCGAACTGATCGAGCACCCCCACTCCGTCTACGACCGGCTGCGCGACACCGCACCCGTGTGCCGCATCACCGGCACCGACGGCACCCCGGCATGGCTGGTCACGCGGTACGACGACGTACGCGCCGCCCTCGCCGACCCCCGGCTCTCCCTGGACAAGTCCCGTGCAACCGAAGGAGGTTACCGGGGGCTTTCGCTGCCGCCGGCCCTGGACGCCAACCTGCTCAACATGGACCCCCCTGACCACACCCGCATCCGCAGGCTCGTGAGCCGCGCCTTCACCCCGCGCCGCACCGAGCAGCTCCGCACGCCCATCCGCGCGACCGCGGACCGCCTCCTCGACGCCCTCGGCCCGGCCGGAACCGCCGACTTGGTGGCCGCCTACGCCGCCCCGCTGCCGATCGTCGTCATCTGCGACCTGCTGGGCGTGCCGGAGGACCGCCGCCTCGACTTCCGCACCTGGACGGACGCGCTCATCACCCCGGACCCCAGCCGGCCCCGCGCCGCGAAGGAAGCGGTGGTGGCAATGCTCGGCTTCTTCACCGAGCTCATGGCGCACAAGCGCAGCCGGCCCGGCGACGACCTGCTGTCCGACCTGATAGCCGTCCGGGACGGCGGCGGCAGCGACGGGGACGGCGGCGGCGACAGCGGCGGCGACCGGCTCAGCGAGGACGAGTTGATGTCGCTCGCCTTCCTCATCCTCTTCGCCGGGTACGAGAACACCGTCCAGCTCATCGGCAACGCGATCCACACGCTCCTGGAGCACCCCGAGGAACTCGCGCGCCTGCGCAAGGACCCGTCCGGCCTCCCGGCCGCCGTCGAGGAACTCGCACGGTACGAGGGCCCGGCACCCCTCGCCATCCGCCGCTTCCCGACCGAGGACATCACCATCGCGGGGGTCACCGTCCCGGCGGGGGAGACGGTCCTGCTCTCGCTCTCCTCGGCCAACCGCGACCCGGCCCGCTTCCCCCGCCCCGGTCTCCTCGACCTGGACCGAGACACCTCGGGCCACCTCGCGCTCGGCCACGGCATCCACTACTGCCTCGGCGCCCCCCTGGCCCGCGCCGAGACCGAGATCGCCCTGGCCGCGCTCCTGGAGCGCTACCCCGTCCTCGAACCCGCGAGCCCCGCTCCCCGCTGGCGGCCCTCCCTGCGCGCCCGCGGCCTGACGGAGCTCCCGGTCCGCTACGAGACGGCGCGCTCGACGCACTGA
- a CDS encoding ABC transporter ATP-binding protein, giving the protein MTNRKDPHTMRAVNAADLAPTAYAWEIQARGLKVAVGRNRTAVDGLDLSLGTGVHGLLGPNGAGKTTLIRALATVLRPAAGTLELLGESVGGRGGHRALRRRIGYLPQEFGYYKRFTVREFVEYMAWLKEVPEADIPGAVQRAVERVGLADRADHRMKTLSGGMVRRVGIAQAIVNDPKVLLLDEPTVGLDPAQRLRLRQLLQELGMDACVVVSTHLVEDVAAACTDVVLFAEGRLVFQGTPDQLAAAGGPEHVGDSPLERGYSALLLDPGQLRGKW; this is encoded by the coding sequence ATGACCAACAGGAAGGACCCCCACACCATGCGCGCGGTGAACGCCGCCGACCTCGCACCCACCGCCTACGCCTGGGAGATCCAGGCCCGCGGACTCAAGGTCGCGGTCGGCAGGAACCGTACGGCCGTCGACGGGCTCGACCTGTCGCTCGGCACCGGAGTGCACGGCCTGCTCGGCCCCAACGGGGCGGGCAAGACCACTCTCATCCGGGCGCTCGCCACCGTCCTGCGCCCCGCCGCCGGCACCCTGGAACTGCTCGGCGAGTCCGTCGGCGGCCGGGGCGGACACCGCGCACTGCGCCGCCGGATCGGCTACCTGCCGCAGGAGTTCGGCTACTACAAGCGCTTCACCGTGCGCGAGTTCGTCGAGTACATGGCCTGGCTGAAGGAGGTGCCGGAAGCGGACATCCCCGGCGCGGTGCAACGAGCCGTGGAACGGGTCGGCCTCGCGGACCGCGCCGACCACCGGATGAAGACCCTGTCGGGCGGGATGGTCCGCAGGGTGGGCATCGCCCAGGCCATCGTCAACGACCCGAAGGTCCTCCTCCTCGACGAACCGACCGTCGGCCTCGACCCGGCGCAGCGGCTGCGCCTGCGCCAACTGCTCCAGGAACTCGGCATGGACGCATGCGTGGTCGTCTCCACCCACCTGGTCGAGGACGTCGCCGCCGCGTGCACCGACGTCGTGCTCTTCGCCGAGGGCCGACTGGTCTTCCAGGGCACCCCCGACCAGCTCGCCGCCGCGGGCGGCCCCGAGCACGTCGGCGACAGCCCGCTGGAGCGAGGCTACTCGGCGCTCCTGCTCGATCCCGGCCAGCTGAGGGGGAAGTGGTGA
- the abc-f gene encoding ribosomal protection-like ABC-F family protein: MRERAHTAVPAAVAQLSVKDVTKSYGTRTVLDQVSFTVRPGEKAAVIGENGSGKSTLLRLLAAAEPPDTGEITVSFPGGTGHLAQTLDLDPGHTVRDAVDLALADLRDMERRLRAAEEGLADASPAELDAYGELLTAYEERGGYEADARVDAALHGLGLAGTTRDRPLGSLSGGEQSRLALACVLAAAPELLLLDEPTNHLDAAAVHWLEEHLRAHRGTVVAVTHDRGFLERIATTVLEVDRGARTVHRYGDGWPGYRAAKAAARRRAEQEHADWLAELTRTEDLLGAAAKRLATTGKDPRQGFGKHRRSHEAKLGGQVRAVRERLAHLRRNPVAAPPEPLRFTAALPAAGGGDRNAAAPLAELEGVAVGDRLRLDGLLAVGPGERLLITGENGAGKTTLLRVLAGDLEPDAGTVRRPARIGYLAQELPARSSRLPLLAAFAAGRPGLPEEYARPLLALGLFREEDLHVPVAALSAGQQRRLQIANLVTRPADLLVLDEPTNHIALDLVEDLEAALAAYPGAVVAVSHDRGFRRRFPGGQLELRARRRH; encoded by the coding sequence ATGCGCGAACGCGCCCACACCGCCGTGCCCGCTGCCGTGGCACAGCTGTCCGTCAAGGACGTCACCAAGTCCTACGGCACCCGCACCGTCCTCGACCAGGTCTCCTTCACCGTCCGCCCCGGCGAGAAGGCCGCAGTCATCGGCGAGAACGGATCCGGCAAGTCCACCCTGCTGCGGCTCCTCGCCGCGGCCGAGCCGCCCGACACCGGCGAGATCACCGTCAGCTTCCCCGGCGGCACCGGACACCTCGCACAGACCCTCGACCTCGACCCCGGCCACACCGTGCGGGACGCCGTCGACCTCGCCCTCGCGGACCTGCGCGACATGGAGCGACGGCTGCGTGCGGCGGAAGAGGGCCTCGCCGACGCGTCCCCCGCCGAACTCGACGCCTACGGCGAGCTGCTGACCGCGTACGAGGAACGCGGCGGCTACGAGGCGGACGCCCGCGTCGACGCCGCCCTGCACGGCCTCGGGCTCGCCGGGACCACCCGCGACCGCCCGCTCGGCTCGCTCTCCGGCGGCGAGCAGTCCCGGCTCGCGCTCGCCTGCGTGCTGGCCGCCGCCCCCGAGCTGCTGCTCCTCGACGAGCCGACCAACCACCTCGACGCCGCGGCCGTGCACTGGCTCGAAGAGCACCTGCGCGCCCACCGGGGCACCGTCGTCGCCGTCACCCACGACCGGGGCTTCCTGGAGCGCATCGCCACCACCGTCCTCGAGGTCGACCGGGGTGCGCGCACCGTGCACCGGTACGGCGACGGCTGGCCGGGCTACCGCGCCGCGAAGGCGGCCGCCCGCCGGCGCGCGGAGCAGGAGCACGCGGACTGGCTCGCGGAACTCACCCGGACCGAGGACCTGCTCGGAGCCGCCGCGAAACGCCTGGCCACCACCGGCAAGGACCCGCGGCAGGGCTTCGGCAAACACCGCCGGTCGCACGAGGCCAAGCTCGGCGGACAGGTCCGGGCCGTCCGGGAGCGGCTGGCCCACCTGCGGCGCAACCCGGTGGCGGCGCCGCCGGAACCCCTGAGGTTCACGGCGGCGCTGCCCGCGGCGGGCGGCGGGGACCGGAACGCCGCCGCCCCGCTCGCCGAGCTCGAGGGCGTGGCCGTCGGGGACCGGCTGCGCCTCGACGGCCTGCTGGCCGTCGGGCCGGGGGAGCGGCTGCTGATCACGGGCGAGAACGGGGCCGGCAAGACCACCCTGCTGCGCGTCCTGGCGGGCGACCTGGAGCCCGACGCGGGGACCGTACGCCGCCCGGCCCGGATCGGGTACCTCGCGCAGGAGCTGCCCGCCCGCTCCAGCCGGCTGCCGCTGCTCGCCGCCTTCGCGGCCGGCAGGCCCGGGCTGCCGGAGGAGTACGCCCGGCCGCTGCTGGCGCTGGGCCTGTTCCGCGAGGAGGACCTGCACGTCCCGGTCGCGGCCCTGTCCGCGGGCCAGCAGCGGCGGCTGCAGATCGCAAACCTGGTGACCCGCCCGGCGGACCTCCTGGTCCTGGACGAGCCGACGAACCACATCGCCCTCGACCTCGTCGAGGACCTTGAGGCGGCCCTCGCCGCGTACCCGGGAGCGGTGGTCGCGGTCTCGCACGACCGCGGATTCCGCCGGCGGTTCCCGGGAGGGCAGCTGGAGCTGCGCGCCCGCCGAAGGCACTGA
- a CDS encoding RNA polymerase sigma factor, with the protein MRSVRAAAPHEVDEERLVRLVARGDRAAFEELYRRTSPWLAVRLRRRCADEQIVAEVMQETYLAVWRAAGAFAGSAAGGTAVGWVWTIAARRLVDAFRRRAHHAQPPPAAAPQPVAPAAEEEALAATVGSDVGDALRRLAPELRQVLQAMVLDGMSVRETAVLLGLPEGTVKTRARRARIAMREALS; encoded by the coding sequence GTGAGATCAGTCAGGGCGGCGGCGCCGCACGAAGTGGACGAGGAACGTCTCGTCCGGCTCGTGGCGAGGGGCGACCGTGCCGCATTCGAGGAGTTGTACCGGCGCACGTCGCCGTGGCTGGCGGTGCGCTTGCGCCGCCGCTGCGCCGACGAGCAGATCGTCGCCGAAGTCATGCAGGAGACGTACCTGGCGGTGTGGCGGGCGGCCGGCGCGTTCGCCGGGAGCGCCGCGGGCGGGACCGCCGTCGGCTGGGTGTGGACGATAGCGGCGCGCCGCCTCGTCGACGCCTTCCGGCGCCGGGCCCACCACGCGCAGCCGCCACCCGCCGCGGCCCCGCAGCCGGTGGCGCCGGCGGCCGAGGAGGAGGCGCTCGCCGCGACCGTCGGCTCCGACGTCGGCGACGCGCTGCGGCGCCTCGCGCCCGAACTCAGACAGGTACTCCAGGCCATGGTCCTCGACGGGATGTCCGTCCGGGAGACCGCCGTTCTGCTCGGACTGCCCGAGGGCACGGTCAAGACCCGCGCCCGTAGGGCGCGGATCGCCATGAGGGAGGCGCTGTCATGA
- a CDS encoding sortase domain-containing protein has translation MPLTFPSRAVPVVLAGAVTALLAACGPSAAAGPAAAPRTAEAPAASASAPATGPASARPALPAASAAHAPAATPAQDPVDVRTRESTLSIPSAGISGLRVVPYEGTTDDAPGTRIQDRGHAASPYGKQGGVGPGQVGNFLVTAHRLSAGGPLRDLPAVDEGDTVTVTVGGVEYTYEITATRKTSFRSQRSLDEQRAAVPGSPGATPTQAMITISTCATPEDHAEGNFWSDAQGNPEHRIDKVGVLRKTTTVP, from the coding sequence ATGCCCCTGACGTTCCCGTCCCGAGCCGTACCCGTCGTGCTCGCCGGCGCCGTGACCGCCCTGCTGGCGGCCTGCGGGCCCTCGGCCGCCGCGGGCCCCGCGGCGGCGCCCCGGACGGCCGAGGCGCCCGCAGCCTCCGCTTCCGCCCCCGCCACCGGCCCGGCGTCCGCCCGGCCCGCCCTGCCCGCGGCCTCCGCCGCGCACGCACCCGCGGCCACGCCGGCTCAGGACCCCGTCGACGTCCGCACCCGGGAGTCGACCCTGTCCATACCCTCCGCGGGCATATCCGGGCTGCGCGTGGTGCCGTACGAGGGCACCACCGACGACGCGCCCGGGACCCGCATCCAGGACCGCGGACACGCGGCCAGCCCGTACGGGAAGCAGGGCGGGGTCGGACCCGGCCAGGTGGGGAACTTCCTGGTCACCGCGCACCGCCTGTCGGCCGGCGGCCCGCTGCGGGACCTGCCCGCCGTCGACGAGGGCGACACGGTGACCGTGACGGTGGGCGGGGTGGAGTACACCTACGAGATCACCGCGACCCGCAAGACGTCCTTCCGGTCGCAGCGCTCCCTCGACGAACAGCGGGCGGCGGTCCCCGGTTCACCCGGGGCGACCCCCACCCAGGCCATGATCACCATCTCGACCTGCGCCACACCGGAGGACCACGCCGAGGGCAACTTCTGGAGCGACGCCCAGGGCAACCCCGAGCACCGCATCGACAAGGTCGGCGTCCTGCGCAAGACCACTACGGTCCCCTAG